A single Gasterosteus aculeatus chromosome 2, fGasAcu3.hap1.1, whole genome shotgun sequence DNA region contains:
- the LOC120829859 gene encoding tumor protein D54 translates to MNRPGFGGASTSTSFSSRITENGCSDSALTEEDICNLQIELAKVDDEIQTLRQVLLVREKYAADIRRQLGTSPLSNIKQNLSKGWQDVQTSAPYLSASATLEDISHSNIYTRTRDSLTHAGQVTSSALSNIGMNITRRLADMRALPLPSPPRTLSHTMSVPSMRHSSTFKSFEEMVGNVKDKVGGGLTNNGDTSGFERRSSRT, encoded by the exons ATGAACCGACCAG GCTTTGGTGGGGCTTCaacatccacaagcttctcctCAAGGATAACAGAAAATGGATGCTCAGACTCGGCCCTCACAGAGGAGGATATATGCAATCTACAGATTGAACTTGCAAAG gTTGATGATGAAATTCAGACCTTGAGGCAGGTGCTTTTGGTCAGAGAAAAATATGCAGCAGACATCAGGAGGCAGCTGGGTACGAGCCCTCTCAGTAACATCAAACAGAACCTGTCCAAGGGCTGGCAAGATGTCCAGACCTCTGCCCC ATACCTCTCGGCCTCTGCTACTTTGGAGGACATCAGCCACTCCAACAT ATATACAAGGACCCGGGACAGTCTCACTCATGCAGGCCAGGTGACATCATCTGCACTGTCCAATATCGGCATGAACATCACCAGGAGACTGGCAGACATGAG AGCTCTGCCTCTTCCGAGCCCACCACG CACCCTGAGCCACACCATGAGTGTTCCGTCTATGAG ACATTCTTCTACATTCAAGTCTTTTGAGGAAATGGTTGGAAATGTGAAG GACAAAGTGGGTGGCGGTCTCACAAATAACGGAGACACCTCTGGATTTGAAAGAAGATCCTCCCGCACATGA
- the ppdpfa gene encoding pancreatic progenitor cell differentiation and proliferation factor A, whose protein sequence is MAAIPSTGSLIATHDYYRRRLGSNSSNSSCGSAEYTGEVIPHPPGLQRQDSGHWWTSFFFAKQNQPGMPNGSDTQKNSTYTVANGQVTCVAREMVLNRKLSVSSDNGKSETSTPPPTSA, encoded by the exons ATGGCAGCAATTCCATCCACTGGCTCCCTCATCGCCACGCACGATTACTACAGAA GGCGCCTGGGATCCAACTCCAGCAACAGCTCCTGTGGGAGTGCGGAGTACACTGGAGAGGTTATTCCACACCCCCCAG GTCTTCAAAGGCAAGATTCTGGCCACTGGTGGACTTCATTTTTCTTTGCCAAACAAAACCAGCCCGGCATGCCGAACGGATCTGACACTCAAAA GAACAGCACCTACACAGTGGCCAACGGTCAGGTGACCTGCGTCGCCAGGGAAATGGTTTTGAACAGAAAACTCAGTGTAAGCAGCGACAACGGAAAGTCCGAAACATCGACCCCTCCACCTACTTCCGCCTAG